One region of Zingiber officinale cultivar Zhangliang chromosome 7B, Zo_v1.1, whole genome shotgun sequence genomic DNA includes:
- the LOC122005656 gene encoding probable apyrase 6, protein MDAPKLPIRPSSARFFPFISRSPSSTHNPYRRCIWISVSFLSLAFLLLYIVVSSRSSTSARFGIVIDGGSSGTRIHIFSSKGIMGGFPLLDLKSMAVMRKTPGLSSYLGDPELSGESLVELLEFAKEKVPNDWHKVTEVRLMATAGLRMVEVGLRERILESCRRVLRVSGFQFKDDWATVIPGSDEGVYAWVAANYALGSLGSDPENTTGILELGGASAQVTFVSNEALPPEFSHVLTLGNTTYKLYSNSFLHFGQNVARESLQKLLNSSDLKSYEESDQDRTNIDPCSPNEFSHGGNFSKCRSAALTLLQKEKDNCLYQQCQLGSSFFPKVQGEFIATENFYYTSKFFGLNPRSSLSDLILAGREFCEEDWSKNKQKYPSATEDLSRYCFSAAYIVALLHDSFGIPLDDRRIEYANQAGGIQIEWALGAYLTQATNSLEKNWTKPVLPDNIMLLFLVTSTLLAFAAWLGYKWKQPGLKTIYDLEKGRYITTRVS, encoded by the exons ATGGATGCGCCGAAGCTCCCGATCCGCCCTTCCTCCGCCCGTTTCTTCCCGTTCATATCCAGGAGTCCATCATCCACCCATAATCCCTACCGACGATGCATTTGGATCTCTGTTTCTTTCTTATCTCTCGCCTTTCTTCTCCTTTACATCGTCGTCTCCTCCCGTAGCTCGACTTCTGCTCGATTTGGGATTGTTATCGACGGCGGGAGCTCTGGCACTCGGATCCACATATTCTCCTCTAAGGGAATCATGGGTGGCTTTCCTTTGCTCGATTTGAAGTCGATGGCGGTGATGCGGAAGACGCCCGGGCTGTCATCTTACTTAGGGGACCCGGAGCTCTCCGGGGAGTCCTTGGTGGAGCTGTTGGAGTTCGCTAAGGAGAAAGTGCCGAACGACTGGCACAAGGTCACGGAAGTTAGGCTAATGGCAACAGCGGGCTTGAGAATGGTCGAAGTGGGACTGAGGGAAAGAATTTTGGAGTCTTGCAGGAGGGTTCTGAGAGTGTCAGGCTTTCAATTCAAAGACGATTGGGCGACTGTGATACCGG GTTCTGATGAAGGTGTGTATGCTTGGGTTGCTGCAAATTATGCACTTGGAAGTTTGGGAAGTGATCCTGAGAACACGACTGGGATACTTGAGCTTGGTGGAGCATCAGCACAG GTGACGTTTGTTTCAAATGAAGCATTGCCCCCTGAATTTTCTCATGTGCTGACACTCGGGAATACCACATATAAACTCTATAGTAATAGCTTTCTCCATTTTGGCCAG AATGTTGCCCGTGAGTCTCTTCAAAAATTGCTCAACTCAAGTGACCTAAAATCAT ATGAAGAGTCAGATCAAGATAGAACTAATATTGATCCTTGTTCTCCTAATGAATTTTCTCACG GGGGTAACTTCTCAAAGTGTAGGTCTGCAGCATTAACTCTACTTCAGAAGGAAAAAG ACAATTGCCTGTACCAGCAGTGTCAGTTGGGATCAAGTTTCTTTCCAAAGGTTCAAGGGGAATTTATAGCAACTGAGAATTTCTATTATACTTCAAAG TTCTTTGGTCTGAATCCAAGGTCATCACTGTCTGATTTAATACTGGCTGGACGAGAGTTTTGTGAAGAAGATTGGTCAAAGAATAAGCAGAAATATCCTTCTGCAACTGAAGATCTGTCTCGATATTGCTTCTCAGCAGCCTATATTGTGGCCCTCCTACATGATAGTTTTGGCATCCCTTTGGATGACAGGAG GATCGAGTATGCAAATCAGGCGGGAGGCATCCAAATTGAATGGGCTTTGGGAGCCTACCTTACGCAGGCTACAAACAGTTTAGAGAAGAATTGGACAAAGCCTGTACTGCCTGATAACATCATGCTATTGTTTCTTGTGACATCCACTTTGCTGGCTTTTGCTGCTTGGTTGGGGTATAAATGGAAGCAACCCGGACTAAAAACTATATATGACTTGGAGAAAGGTCGCTACATCACTACACGTGTCAGCTAA